From Chromohalobacter canadensis, one genomic window encodes:
- a CDS encoding sugar phosphorylase has product MPHPIPPAPQTELDEAAFTARAKARLDEIYGPRADEVLRRLQRLISHQRDAIPERSRPLWSERDQLLITYGDLLLDGERPPLQVLDEFLETRLAGTFSGVHVLPFFPWSSDDGFSVIHYREVNPTLGDWEDIRRLTRHGDLMVDLVINHVSRESLWFVDYLAGTQPGRDYFIEMDPNTDLSNVTRPRSSPLLVPVSTRRGTRYLWATFSEDQIDLNFANPDVLIEFIGIMLYYVEQGARIIRLDAIAYLWKKIGTSCIHLPETHAVVRLLRAVLDHLAPGTLLITETNVPHRENMSYFGLERLDDTTTSDAPTRPDEAHMIYQFTLPPLLVHTLTSGDATALEAWARSLPALPPGCTYFNFTASHDGIGVRALEGLLPPHEIDAMLELMHRFGGYVSMKANADGKDTPYEVNITYFDALRGTRRGADPWQVERFLCSQHLMLALQGVPGIYFHCLTATLNDHEGVERSGQLRTINRRRWQKEALDELLDSRNTPTREVFMALRRRLKLRAQEPCFHPQVEQHIVDTPPTLFAVQRGPLADGRRLLAIYNVTDKRQPLPLPDLDEDGWYDLLADAPWDAQAPRELRPYRSLWLVQRPGAPT; this is encoded by the coding sequence CGCTCGCGTCCATTATGGAGCGAACGCGATCAGTTACTGATCACCTATGGCGATCTACTGCTCGACGGCGAGCGGCCACCGCTGCAAGTGCTCGACGAGTTTCTCGAGACACGCCTCGCGGGCACCTTCAGCGGCGTTCACGTGCTGCCTTTCTTCCCTTGGAGCAGCGACGATGGCTTCTCGGTGATCCATTATCGCGAGGTCAACCCCACTCTAGGCGACTGGGAAGACATCCGCCGCCTGACACGGCACGGCGACTTGATGGTCGATCTGGTCATCAATCACGTCTCGCGGGAATCGCTGTGGTTCGTCGACTACCTGGCCGGCACCCAGCCGGGGCGCGACTACTTCATCGAAATGGACCCGAACACCGACCTGTCGAATGTCACCCGGCCCCGCAGCTCGCCGCTGTTGGTGCCCGTTTCCACGCGTCGTGGGACACGCTATCTATGGGCGACATTTTCCGAGGATCAGATCGATCTCAACTTCGCCAATCCCGATGTGCTCATCGAGTTCATCGGCATCATGCTCTACTACGTGGAACAAGGCGCGCGCATCATACGCCTCGACGCCATCGCCTACCTGTGGAAGAAAATCGGCACTTCGTGCATCCATCTGCCGGAGACCCATGCCGTAGTCCGGCTGCTACGCGCCGTGCTCGACCACCTCGCCCCCGGCACGCTGCTGATCACCGAAACCAACGTGCCACACCGCGAGAACATGAGCTACTTCGGCCTCGAACGCCTCGACGATACCACCACGTCGGACGCACCCACGCGCCCCGACGAAGCGCACATGATCTATCAGTTCACGCTGCCGCCACTGTTGGTGCACACGCTCACCAGCGGCGATGCCACGGCGCTGGAAGCCTGGGCACGCAGCCTCCCCGCGTTGCCGCCTGGCTGCACCTATTTCAACTTCACCGCCAGCCACGACGGCATCGGCGTACGCGCGCTGGAAGGGCTATTACCGCCCCACGAGATCGATGCCATGCTCGAGCTCATGCACCGCTTCGGTGGGTATGTGAGCATGAAGGCCAATGCCGATGGCAAGGACACGCCCTACGAGGTCAACATTACCTACTTCGATGCGCTACGTGGCACACGTCGCGGCGCCGACCCTTGGCAAGTGGAACGTTTCTTGTGTAGCCAGCACTTGATGCTCGCACTACAGGGCGTGCCGGGCATCTATTTCCACTGCCTGACCGCCACGCTCAATGACCACGAAGGCGTCGAGCGCAGTGGACAATTGCGTACCATCAACCGTCGGCGCTGGCAGAAGGAGGCCCTGGACGAACTCCTCGATAGCCGCAACACGCCCACGCGAGAAGTCTTCATGGCCTTGCGCCGACGTCTCAAGCTGCGCGCCCAGGAGCCCTGCTTTCATCCCCAGGTCGAGCAGCACATCGTCGACACACCGCCGACGCTGTTCGCCGTGCAGCGAGGTCCGCTGGCCGATGGACGTCGCCTGCTCGCGATCTATAACGTCACCGACAAACGCCAGCCACTGCCCTTACCCGACCTCGACGAAGACGGCTGGTACGATCTGCTTGCCGATGCGCCCTGGGATGCGCAGGCCCCGCGTGAACTGCGCCCCTATCGCAGCTTGTGGCTGGTGCAACGGCCTGGCGCACCGACATAG
- the crcB gene encoding fluoride efflux transporter CrcB — translation MWFSIVAIGAGAALGANLRWLLGIWLNALFPSIPPGTLAANWLGAWLIGLSIAFFAQLPHLSPEWRLFVVTGFLGALTTFSTFSAEMFTNLQAGRYLMALSGIAVHVLGSLVMTGVGIATFGALKHLTGVLK, via the coding sequence ATGTGGTTTTCCATCGTGGCGATCGGCGCCGGTGCAGCGCTCGGCGCCAACCTACGCTGGCTACTGGGAATATGGCTCAACGCCCTCTTCCCCTCGATCCCCCCCGGCACCTTGGCCGCCAACTGGCTAGGCGCCTGGCTGATCGGCCTTTCCATCGCCTTCTTCGCCCAGTTGCCGCACCTCTCCCCCGAGTGGCGTCTATTCGTGGTAACCGGCTTTTTAGGGGCGTTGACGACCTTCTCGACCTTTTCTGCCGAGATGTTCACTAACCTGCAGGCCGGGCGCTACCTCATGGCATTATCGGGCATCGCCGTGCACGTACTCGGCTCGTTGGTCATGACCGGCGTAGGCATCGCCACCTTCGGTGCCCTCAAACACCTGACGGGAGTTTTGAAATGA
- a CDS encoding DUF190 domain-containing protein — protein sequence MSEWQHGYEVIFMAPESRRHHGKPVIDAVAEHAKTLGIERMTRRTASEGTGADGRTHSAHFFELADRPIELLFVLDKTLTERLIDAVDQAGIDVFVLRREVNYAQLGGSR from the coding sequence ATGAGCGAATGGCAACACGGTTACGAAGTCATCTTCATGGCGCCAGAGTCGCGTCGTCACCATGGCAAACCCGTCATCGACGCCGTGGCCGAACACGCCAAGACGCTGGGCATCGAACGTATGACGCGCCGCACGGCCAGTGAAGGCACTGGTGCCGACGGGCGCACGCATTCGGCGCATTTCTTCGAATTGGCCGACCGGCCCATCGAACTTCTCTTCGTGCTGGATAAGACGCTGACCGAGCGTCTTATCGACGCCGTCGACCAGGCTGGCATCGACGTCTTCGTGCTCCGCCGCGAGGTGAATTACGCCCAGTTGGGGGGATCGCGTTAA
- a CDS encoding DsrE family protein, whose translation MTTGWNNWISRQPPSTSPSPIDDVPLAGQEEAQWLPLAHGTYRALFQWTTPSAQAAMANAGLLRAVRAVNLFAAADVPAERRHMIVLVSGAATPCLLEDAAYARHYGLPDASNNPNRVLIEALQREGVGVMVCLQAWHGQGFARDTLLADIELAQSGMTVGIALQNAGFALVAV comes from the coding sequence ATGACGACAGGCTGGAATAACTGGATATCACGACAACCACCGAGCACCTCGCCGTCGCCCATCGACGACGTGCCGCTCGCGGGGCAAGAAGAGGCCCAGTGGTTGCCGCTGGCGCATGGCACCTACCGAGCGCTGTTCCAGTGGACGACGCCCAGCGCGCAGGCGGCCATGGCCAATGCCGGGCTTCTGCGCGCCGTGCGCGCGGTGAACCTGTTCGCGGCGGCCGACGTGCCGGCCGAGCGTCGCCACATGATCGTCCTCGTTTCAGGAGCAGCGACGCCGTGCCTGCTCGAGGATGCCGCCTATGCGCGTCATTACGGATTGCCGGACGCCTCGAACAACCCCAACCGCGTGTTGATCGAGGCGCTTCAGCGCGAAGGCGTCGGCGTCATGGTGTGTCTGCAAGCCTGGCACGGTCAGGGATTTGCCCGCGATACCCTGTTGGCCGATATCGAACTGGCGCAGTCTGGCATGACGGTGGGCATCGCGCTGCAAAATGCCGGCTTCGCGCTGGTGGCAGTTTAA
- the dsbD gene encoding protein-disulfide reductase DsbD, translating to MLVFATPAFAESPFASQDDFLSAEQAFSLSVSRDDGTLIAEWDIAPEYYLYRHRFSVETEDGPVDIELPKGETIEDDYFGRSEVYHHQVALRAALGDAEQVTLTWQGCAEAGLCYPPQHRTFDADTLAASSKADSANTTDHARDTAFEPGTDDAANSSDASPPSDAAQADDQRLASQLADARLGWVLLAFFGMGLLLTFTPCVLPMVPILSSLIVGATRDGRPRMRDGAMLSLAYILPMATTYAALGVAAALAGANLQMLFQAPIFIASFAVLFVLLALAMFGVFELTLPQGLRTRLDARLERQRSGRLKGAAIMGVLSALLVGPCMTAPLAGALLYIAESGNAWQGGLALWSLGLGMGAPLFAVGLLGPRILPRPGAWMTRVRAIFGFVLLGMAIWFAARILPPALEMAAWGALFICLAQATWATAHALHDALKVLGRSLGMLFGLWGILMLVGAAGGQHDPLRPLADFTGSGGPHDTETSSTLSFETVDDRNALNARLEEAVAQQRQTLVEFTADWCISCEVIEEEVFGDARVQAALEDVQLLRIDVTDNNAADQAIMQALGVVGPPTLLLYGADGRERRDNRIVGELSAEAFLERLERVKDTPRTGDDA from the coding sequence ATGCTCGTCTTCGCCACCCCGGCCTTCGCCGAATCGCCGTTTGCCAGCCAAGACGACTTCCTCTCCGCCGAGCAGGCTTTCTCGTTGTCGGTATCGCGCGATGACGGCACGCTCATCGCCGAGTGGGACATCGCGCCAGAGTATTACCTGTATCGGCATCGCTTCAGCGTCGAAACCGAAGATGGCCCGGTGGATATCGAGCTACCGAAGGGCGAGACCATCGAGGACGACTATTTCGGTCGCTCAGAGGTCTACCATCATCAAGTGGCATTGCGTGCCGCGCTGGGCGATGCCGAGCAGGTGACGCTGACTTGGCAAGGCTGTGCCGAAGCTGGGCTGTGTTATCCGCCGCAGCACCGAACCTTCGATGCCGACACGCTCGCCGCCAGCAGCAAAGCGGATAGCGCCAACACCACGGATCATGCGCGTGACACTGCCTTCGAGCCCGGCACCGATGATGCGGCAAACTCGAGCGATGCATCGCCCCCCTCCGATGCCGCTCAGGCCGACGATCAACGCCTCGCATCCCAGCTGGCCGACGCCCGGCTGGGCTGGGTGCTACTGGCTTTCTTCGGCATGGGGTTGCTGCTGACCTTCACGCCCTGCGTGCTGCCCATGGTGCCGATCCTTTCCAGTCTCATCGTGGGTGCCACACGCGACGGCCGGCCACGCATGCGTGACGGTGCCATGCTCTCGCTCGCCTACATATTACCCATGGCCACGACGTACGCAGCGCTAGGTGTCGCGGCGGCGCTGGCCGGGGCCAACCTGCAGATGCTGTTCCAAGCGCCTATATTCATCGCCAGCTTCGCCGTGCTTTTCGTGCTGCTGGCCCTGGCGATGTTCGGCGTGTTCGAGCTGACGTTACCCCAAGGATTACGTACCCGGCTCGATGCGCGCCTAGAACGCCAACGCAGCGGGCGTCTCAAAGGCGCAGCCATCATGGGCGTACTCTCGGCATTACTGGTCGGCCCCTGCATGACGGCACCGCTGGCCGGGGCCCTGCTTTACATCGCCGAAAGCGGCAATGCCTGGCAAGGCGGCCTGGCCCTCTGGTCATTGGGGCTGGGGATGGGCGCTCCCTTGTTTGCAGTAGGACTGCTCGGGCCGCGAATTCTGCCGCGCCCCGGGGCGTGGATGACTCGCGTACGCGCTATCTTCGGCTTCGTATTGTTGGGCATGGCGATATGGTTCGCGGCACGCATCCTGCCCCCTGCGCTGGAGATGGCCGCCTGGGGTGCTCTGTTCATCTGCCTAGCCCAGGCCACCTGGGCAACGGCACATGCACTGCACGACGCGCTGAAGGTGCTGGGACGCAGCCTAGGCATGCTCTTCGGCCTATGGGGAATTCTCATGCTCGTCGGCGCGGCGGGAGGCCAACATGATCCGCTGCGGCCCTTGGCAGACTTCACGGGCAGCGGCGGCCCGCATGACACCGAGACATCCTCGACACTCAGCTTCGAGACCGTCGACGACCGTAACGCGTTGAACGCGCGTCTCGAGGAAGCGGTAGCACAGCAACGTCAGACACTCGTGGAATTCACCGCCGACTGGTGCATCAGTTGCGAGGTCATCGAAGAAGAAGTGTTCGGCGATGCACGCGTGCAAGCGGCGCTGGAAGACGTGCAACTTCTACGCATCGACGTTACCGACAATAACGCCGCGGACCAGGCCATCATGCAAGCACTGGGCGTGGTCGGTCCCCCGACCCTGCTGCTTTACGGCGCCGATGGCCGCGAACGTCGAGACAACCGCATCGTGGGTGAATTGAGTGCGGAAGCGTTCCTTGAACGCCTCGAGCGAGTAAAAGACACGCCCCGCACGGGAGACGACGCATGA
- a CDS encoding TlpA disulfide reductase family protein encodes MTVLDRSVAIGPLALSLGQLLLVFALAVAIVTGALIGRRQRIGVSDTLFTVVFVALVGARLVFIVRYWDSYDSLWAMLDIRDRGFDPWGGLAAALVYCGWRLWRAPRQRRALSAALLAGALTWAGAVYALVKLDEDGHSALPKTSLMTIDGTATDLPTLQDDQPLVVNLWASWCPPCRREMPLLADTQQRRDDVTFVFVNQGEARQVIRHYLDNESLDLDNVLRDETLALGEHVGVKAMPTTLFYDADGRLVDTHFGELSQATLKHALSRLTPP; translated from the coding sequence ATGACGGTCCTCGACCGCAGCGTGGCCATCGGACCGCTGGCGCTCAGCCTCGGCCAATTGTTGCTTGTCTTCGCGCTAGCCGTTGCTATCGTCACCGGCGCCTTGATCGGGCGTCGACAGCGCATCGGTGTCAGCGACACCCTCTTTACAGTAGTCTTCGTCGCCCTCGTCGGCGCGCGCCTGGTGTTCATCGTGCGCTACTGGGATTCCTACGATTCCCTGTGGGCCATGCTCGACATCCGTGACCGTGGCTTCGACCCATGGGGCGGGCTTGCCGCCGCCTTGGTCTACTGTGGTTGGCGACTATGGCGCGCACCTCGCCAACGTCGCGCTTTGAGTGCCGCACTGCTGGCCGGTGCTCTCACCTGGGCGGGGGCAGTCTATGCTCTGGTCAAGCTTGACGAGGATGGGCATAGCGCTTTGCCCAAGACGTCGCTGATGACAATCGACGGCACTGCCACCGACCTCCCTACCCTACAAGACGATCAACCCTTGGTAGTAAATCTCTGGGCTAGCTGGTGCCCGCCCTGCAGGCGCGAGATGCCACTGCTCGCCGATACCCAGCAGCGCCGTGACGATGTCACCTTCGTGTTCGTCAATCAGGGCGAGGCTCGCCAGGTCATCCGTCACTACCTGGACAACGAATCCCTCGATCTCGATAACGTGCTACGTGACGAGACGCTGGCGCTCGGAGAGCACGTCGGTGTCAAAGCGATGCCCACTACCTTGTTCTATGACGCCGATGGCCGCCTGGTCGACACGCATTTCGGCGAACTCTCGCAAGCCACCTTGAAACACGCCTTGTCACGCCTGACTCCACCTTAA
- the dsbG gene encoding thiol:disulfide interchange protein DsbG, with translation MSLIACTIRLGFISALALAATPAWSQPENLPAPVEALVGQGLTVHERFEAPDGLTGYAASAQGQPVAIYVTENGQHAIVGNLVDAEGNNLSSEPLDEFVKGPQNAAVWQRLEDSHWILDGSSDAPRTVYVFTDPNCPYCKSFWDAARPWIEAGDVQLHHIMVGVLKSDSPAKAATLLGADDPVAAFTAHNRGDEVAPSAQPADIEQQVQDNNTLMRELNLRGTPAIVYHQDGKLEVAQGMPDAEKMRAVMGSPRP, from the coding sequence ATGTCTTTGATCGCATGCACCATACGCCTAGGTTTCATCAGTGCTCTCGCCTTGGCTGCCACGCCCGCCTGGAGCCAGCCCGAGAACCTGCCCGCCCCCGTCGAAGCACTCGTCGGTCAAGGATTGACAGTGCACGAACGCTTCGAGGCTCCCGATGGCCTGACAGGTTACGCCGCTAGCGCGCAAGGCCAGCCGGTGGCGATCTATGTCACCGAAAACGGCCAGCACGCCATCGTCGGCAACCTTGTCGATGCCGAAGGCAACAACCTGTCGAGCGAGCCGCTCGACGAATTCGTCAAGGGACCGCAGAACGCCGCCGTGTGGCAACGCCTCGAGGACAGTCATTGGATCCTCGACGGCAGCAGCGACGCCCCGCGCACGGTGTACGTCTTCACCGACCCCAACTGCCCATACTGCAAAAGCTTCTGGGACGCCGCACGTCCTTGGATCGAGGCCGGTGACGTCCAGCTGCATCACATCATGGTGGGTGTTCTCAAGTCGGATAGCCCCGCCAAGGCAGCCACACTGCTGGGCGCCGACGATCCCGTAGCCGCCTTCACGGCACACAATCGCGGCGACGAGGTGGCCCCGTCCGCACAACCGGCCGATATCGAGCAGCAAGTTCAGGACAACAACACCCTCATGCGCGAGCTGAACCTTCGGGGTACACCGGCGATCGTCTATCATCAGGACGGCAAGCTAGAGGTTGCTCAGGGAATGCCAGACGCGGAAAAAATGCGCGCCGTCATGGGCTCGCCACGCCCCTGA